The Deltaproteobacteria bacterium genome includes the window CCCACCAGGCCTTGCAATTGGGGTCGATAGAGGCCGTGTCTTCTTATGTGACTAATTTCATGGCCCGCCGTTTTCCCGAAGTCTTTATGTTTGGCCGCGAGTTAGTTAATAGCAATTATTAATCAGGCCTCAAGGGATCAAGCCCAGAGGGGCGATCCACCGGGTCGCCCCTGCCAGGAAAATTGCAGTGCGTTAAGCCAAAGCTTGGCCATCTCCAGCGGGCGGTTGGGATAAATTTTGGGGACCATGCTTAAGTTTTCAATATTATTATGAGAAAAGAAGTCATTAAACTGATCTCTCAGAATCGCAAAGCCTACTTTGATTACTACATCGATGATCTTTATGAGGCCGGATTAGTGCTGACCGGACCTGAGGTCAAATCGCTGCGGATGGGCAAAGTCAACATCGGCGACGCCTATGCCCGTATCCGCAAGGGCGAGGTCTATCTTTACAACGCCCATATCAGCCCTTATCCCTTTGCCCCTACTGAGCCGTATGATCCTACCCGCCCCCGCAAACTATTATTGCATCGTCAAGAAATCAAACGTTTGATCGGCAAAACTGAAGAGCGGGGTTATACCCTGATCCCTTTAAAAATTTATTTCCGCGATCAGTATGTCAAAGTGGAAATCGGCCTGGCCCGGGGTAAAAAGAAATATGACAAACGCGAGACCATCCGCCGCCGGGATGAGGAACGGGAATTGCGGCGGCTGCGTAAAAAGGGCAACTAGCCCGGGGGAGGGGACGCGTTAATTTTTCGCAAAATCTCCTGATCGTAAATCACTTGTACCAGATATAACCCCTGGGCCGGGGCCGTGGGTCCGGCCCGACGGCGATCGCGGCTGGCCAGAATCTGACTCAGCTCTTCGGGCGGCCGTTTGCCGCGGCCGATCTCCACCAGGGTCCCCACCAGAGCCCGCACCATCCCCCGCAAGAAGCCGTTAGCGGTTATACGGAATTTATACCAGTCTTCGGCTGCTTTTTCCCAGCTCGCTGCCCAGACCCGCCGCACCGGATTTTTAATGTTGCTGCCACCGGCCTGGAACGCGGAAAAGTCATGTTCCCCAGGAAGCTCAACCATCGCCTGTTGAATGGCGGATGCTGCCAACGGCATCGGCACCCACCAGCAATATCCCCGGTGTAGGGGGGAGCGCACCGCTCGATTTAACAGACGGTATTCGTAGGTCTTGGCCAGGGCCGCGTAGCGGGCATGAAATTCGGGATCGACTTCCTGAACGGTCAGGACGGCGATATCAGGGGGGAGCATACTGTTAAGCCCGGCACCAAAGGCGGCCAGGGGCAACTGACTGGCAGTTTTGAAATTGGCCACCTGACCCAGGGCGTGGACCCCGGCATCGGTGCGGCCGGAGCCGATCACCCGGATATCATCCCCGGTCAGACGCCCCAGGCAGGTTTCTAAAACTTCCTGGATGGTCAGGGCATTTTTCTGGCGCTGCCAACCGTGATAGCGGCTGCCGTCGTATTCCAATACTAATTGGATATTACGGAGTGGGGGAGCAACAGACACGGGGTATAACACGGAGCATTTATTGATAAAGTATTATTTTTTAAATTCCTAAGTATTGTGTCCCGGATGAAATTTGTATAATTGATTTGCCCTGCCCCGATCTCCCATCAAGGGAGAGGGGAAAGCGAGTTTCCGGATAGAAGCTAGATGGTCTTCAAGCCCCCGGTCCAGGTTTCAAACACCGGAAAATCCGTCTCCTTTTCGCCGGCGTGATAAAAGAACAGGTAGGTCATGTTTTTCCAGCTGATAAAAGAATTATCACTTATGGCTTTGCGATGCCGGGCCCGCCAAGTGCCGGTGTTCAGGTAAACATGTTCGGCCCTCCCGGAGTTGCAGGGCACCGTGCGGAGGGGGACGGTCAGCGCCTCATGCGTGTGACCATAGACCACATAGCGGATACGCGAATCCAAGTGCAGGTATTCCTTGGGAGCAGCCTCCAACAGATCGTCGGTGATCAGATAATTTTTTGCTTCTACCAGCAGCGACGAAAGCTTTTCAGTGGAAAAAATCTTGAACTTCTCTAATAAATAAAGCAACGTCTGTATCCGGTCAGCTTCGTCAAAAGGGTTGGTCCACCTGTCATGGTCCCTATACCAGCCCTTGACGAAATCAAGGTCGTTGAACTCCCTGATGACCTCGTCCACCGTATCTTCGATGACCTCCTTGAGCCACCGCCGCTGCCGCACCTGATAGAGAAGCCAATCAATGACCGCGGACAGGGGTCTGACATTTTCAACCTCTTCAAAGTTTCTTCTTAAACTGAGCTTCTCCTGGGGA containing:
- the smpB gene encoding SsrA-binding protein SmpB, which gives rise to MRKEVIKLISQNRKAYFDYYIDDLYEAGLVLTGPEVKSLRMGKVNIGDAYARIRKGEVYLYNAHISPYPFAPTEPYDPTRPRKLLLHRQEIKRLIGKTEERGYTLIPLKIYFRDQYVKVEIGLARGKKKYDKRETIRRRDEERELRRLRKKGN
- the truA gene encoding tRNA pseudouridine(38-40) synthase TruA — its product is MSVAPPLRNIQLVLEYDGSRYHGWQRQKNALTIQEVLETCLGRLTGDDIRVIGSGRTDAGVHALGQVANFKTASQLPLAAFGAGLNSMLPPDIAVLTVQEVDPEFHARYAALAKTYEYRLLNRAVRSPLHRGYCWWVPMPLAASAIQQAMVELPGEHDFSAFQAGGSNIKNPVRRVWAASWEKAAEDWYKFRITANGFLRGMVRALVGTLVEIGRGKRPPEELSQILASRDRRRAGPTAPAQGLYLVQVIYDQEILRKINASPPPG